The DNA sequence CCCGAGGGCAGAGAACAGATCATACATATTTTCGGACCGGGCGAACCGTTTGCCGAGGCACCGGTCTTCGCCGGTCAACGCTTCCCGGCCAATGCCGAGGCCCTGGAGGAGAGCCGCATCTTCTTTTTCCCCCGGACCAGATTTTTGGAGCTCATCCGGCGGCACCCCTCTCTGGCTATGAATATGCTTGCTGTTTTATCTAAAAGGCTCTATCAGTTGGCGGCTTTAATAGAGGATTTATCTTTAAAAGAAGTGTCCGGGCGACTGGCGGCCTACGTCCTCTTTCAGAGCGATCAGAAACAGGGAGCGACCGAATATGAGTTGGACATCTCCAAGGGTCAGCTTGCCGGCCTGCTGGGTTCCAGCCCCGAGACCCTCTCCCGCGTCCTCGGCAGGATGGCGCGGGAAGGTCTGATTGAAAGCAAAGGACCTATGATCACGATCCTCAATAAAGCGGGACTACGGCAACTGGCAGTGGGAACCAGGCGGTTATAACGACGCCGGAGGAAATCTCGCCGCGCTCTTCGCGTTTGACGTTCACAACACCATGCCACGGCAGGTCTAACCATTCTATCTGACTATAATTATTTGACTTACAGCGCTCTATCTGGAATTAAGAATATACGATAATTGTTTAATTATATTCTATTTATTATAATGATAATGATTACTTAGAGCTTGGTAATTAAACCGTTCATTAGATTGAACATCATGTTTATCCAACTGAACAATCTGCCTGCCTGATTATACCTTTCTAAGCGTTTTTTAAGAAAAAACATATTCCGTTCGGATAATTTTTCCCTTCCTCATTTTTAACTGCCAAGACCCTTGAACTCGGCTAACTTCTGGATTTTATTTCTTTCATCGCGGCAGGAACCTTGGAGCATAATTATAGAGGGTTCCGGTAACCGACGCTGAAAAGGAGTGTGAAGGTTATTGGCAGGATATTTGCACGGGTAAGAGATACAAATAAAAAATTTGGATTGCTTTAATACAGCTATTCTTTTGAAGGGAGGGTTGTCAGGGCGGAACGAACAGGCAAGCCCAGCTTGGCATGTCAGGATATTGTTAAATAGCGTGTTTAAATCCGCATCCATCTCATGGTTGTACCCAAGGAGGACGAATCGAAATGAGAAAAAAAAGCCTTGTTTTTCTTAGCCTGGCGCTGTTGGTGATGATGCCGGCAGCCGCCTCGGCTTTAACCATTAATGATGTAGCTTCAAATCCGCCGTATACCGACGCCGAGGTTTGGGTTAGTGGGCAGACGGTCGGGGGGGGCTATGCCGGTACCGGTGTCTTCCGGGATATTATCGGCAAACAATTTTCTACTGACTCCATCACCATCAACTATAACCCCTTTAGCATCACGATCTTGACCAACAATAAGCCCGGCGGCTGGAATATTGCCGGCAAAAACTGGGGTGTGGCGGATCTGGCCATCAACGCTGCTTCAGCCACTGCCGCCTATGATAGTGTTACCCAGGCCCATTTCCCCGGCGCCGTCAGCCCCTTTGAATTAGGCATCAATATGCAGGCGTATGCCAATAATAATCAAAACGCCGGCAATGTCTTTCTGGCCTATGTGTATCAATGGGATACCAGTTTTGCCCAAGCCAACCCGATCCCCAAGGTAAATTTCGGCGGCGCTTACAAATCCAGCAGTGATGCGGCCGGAACCGAGATTTCGCCAGTGGAAGTCCTCATGACGAGTTATGAGGAATACATGGGTTTCGTCGGCAATATGACCTGGAAACAACTGGACAACGATATCAATAATCTCATCCCGGATTGGCAGATCGACATCGTCTTCCCCAATATGGCTGCACCCTTTTCCAATGCCGAATTCCTCTGGGGCACCGCCCTGTGCGGCAATGACATTGTTCATGCCGTTCCTCTCCCCGGCAGCTTGCTGCTCCTCGGCAGCGGCCTGTTGCGGTTGGTCGGCCTGCGGAAAAGAAGCTAACCGGAAGCAAACTCTGGTTCGTATAACAAGTATGACCTTTTGCAAATGGCCCAGGATGGCGGTGAAACCGCCATCCTGAGTCGTTTTGGGCGAATACCAGATTCGCCTCTACAGATAGTCTCTGTTTGACAGCAAGTCGCTGTAATACCGGTTGCAGGCAGGGTTACTTTTCTACCGGCAGAGGTGTTTCATGTTATAGGTATCATATCATTCCATTTTGGCATGCTGAGCGTAGCGAGGATCTGATGTTTTTACAAGGTTAAGATCCTTTACCTCGGGCGGGATAGCGAAAACGGCTATTGTGCCCGAGGTTTTTTCGTTTTAACATAATTTTTACACCCCCATCCCCTTTTTTAACCCCCTTTTAACTTCCCCCTTGCTAAAAAATATCCATGGCGTGCAACGGCGAGCGTTTAGGGCGAGCAGAAAATTTTTCCCTTTATCCCGAAGCTGCGTTTGTCAGCGAATTGCCATTAGATAAGGAATTACCGAAAAGAACCGCATTAACTTTCAACCAACATTCCCTAATAAGGAGGCTGTCATTATGCCATACACCAAAAAGGTTAAAGATGTGATGATCCCCTTGGAAGATTATCCTCACATCCCGTACTGGTTCACCCTGCGCCAGGCTATGGCTATTATCCGGGAAGCAACCATAAAGTTTGAAGGCAGTTTCGAACCCCGGGCCGTATTGGTCTTCGACGAAAAGTATCAGCTCATGGGTATGCTAACCCTGCGCGATATCCTGCGCGGCCTGGAGCCCCGGTTTGCCAAAGATTCTGGTCTTATCAAGGCCGACCCCAATCTGGCCGTGCTCATGGGAGATATGTTCGGCCCCGGTATGAGGGAGGCCTCCCAAAAGGCGGTGAGCGAGGTGATGAGTCCCATAAAGGTTACGGTGGACGGCAACGACCCCATCACCAAGGCCCTGTTTCTGATGATTCGCGAAGACGTTGGCATGATGCCGGTCATTCTGGAGAAGAAGGTAGCTGGCATGGTGCGCTTGAGCGACTTATTCCAAGAGATTTCACAAGTAGTTCTGGGCGATTGAACCTCAGCGCAATTTGAAAGATCGGTAAGGAGTAACTACTATGGCAGAGGAAACCAAAAAAGTTCCTATGAGCGCCGGCCTGCCGGAAATGCCTGAAGAGATCATTCTGGCACCACCCAAAAAGGTTGTTGATTGGAAACGGATTTTTTTCATTCTCCTGGGTTTCGGTATTTTTGTCCTTTTCTATTTTTTACCAGGGTTACCGGATGCAACAGACCCTTCGGGTAAGATTTTCAGGCTTTCCCCAACTGGCAAGCTATCAATCGGACTCTTTCTCATGGCAGGCATCTGGTGGGTCTTTGAGGTCATGCCAATCGGGGCAACGGCCATCGCTATCGGCGTTTTTCAGACCCTGTTCTCTATCCGTACCGCCAAACAAGCCTTGGGGGATTTTTTGGATCCATCCGTCTGGTTTATCTTTGGCTCCGTGGTCATTGGCATGGCATTCACGGCTTCGGGGTTAACTAAGCGGATGGCCTATAAAATGCTGGATGTGGTGGGCGAGAGAACCACCATGATTTATCTGGGTTCTTTTATTGTTACGGCCGCCATGACACACCTTATGGCCCACACCGCAGTGGCCGCCGCCGTCTTCCCATTGCTGCTGGCCATTAATGCCCTTTATACTGATTCCGATCAGCCCACCAAGTTTGGCAAGGGCCTCTTTATCGGCATGGCCTGGGTGGCCGGCGCCGGGTCCATCGTCACCTTCCTGGGCGCAGCCCGGGGTGTGGCCGCAGCGGGTATGTTCAAAGAGTTCACCGGTTCGGACATCGGTTTCTTCGAACTCACCTGGTACATGTTCCCCATCGGTTGGCTGATGGTATTCCTGATTTATCTGGTTATCGTCTTCTGCTTCCGTCCCGAAAAGGAGCGTATCGTCGGCCTGCGGGAAAAGGCCAAGGAACTGTCCCGGGAACTGGGTCCAATGAGCGGCAAGGAATACTTCGTCATCGTTACCGTGACAGTGGTTGTGGCTCTGT is a window from the Desulfobacca acetoxidans DSM 11109 genome containing:
- a CDS encoding Crp/Fnr family transcriptional regulator, coding for MSVLSHIAAIPLFSNLSATQLQDLALIVIDQTYNRGQIIFMEGDEGKGLFVLISGKVKVYKFSPEGREQIIHIFGPGEPFAEAPVFAGQRFPANAEALEESRIFFFPRTRFLELIRRHPSLAMNMLAVLSKRLYQLAALIEDLSLKEVSGRLAAYVLFQSDQKQGATEYELDISKGQLAGLLGSSPETLSRVLGRMAREGLIESKGPMITILNKAGLRQLAVGTRRL
- a CDS encoding CBS domain-containing protein; the encoded protein is MPYTKKVKDVMIPLEDYPHIPYWFTLRQAMAIIREATIKFEGSFEPRAVLVFDEKYQLMGMLTLRDILRGLEPRFAKDSGLIKADPNLAVLMGDMFGPGMREASQKAVSEVMSPIKVTVDGNDPITKALFLMIREDVGMMPVILEKKVAGMVRLSDLFQEISQVVLGD
- a CDS encoding SLC13 family permease, whose protein sequence is MAEETKKVPMSAGLPEMPEEIILAPPKKVVDWKRIFFILLGFGIFVLFYFLPGLPDATDPSGKIFRLSPTGKLSIGLFLMAGIWWVFEVMPIGATAIAIGVFQTLFSIRTAKQALGDFLDPSVWFIFGSVVIGMAFTASGLTKRMAYKMLDVVGERTTMIYLGSFIVTAAMTHLMAHTAVAAAVFPLLLAINALYTDSDQPTKFGKGLFIGMAWVAGAGSIVTFLGAARGVAAAGMFKEFTGSDIGFFELTWYMFPIGWLMVFLIYLVIVFCFRPEKERIVGLREKAKELSRELGPMSGKEYFVIVTVTVVVALFMINSFIPKPFSRAGIVLIATLAFFMSKTLTVEDLEAIPWNIILLFGGAMSIGFCLWQTKAAEWMAVHWLTMFLNANWLVFVLGIAFFVLMMTNFIMNVAAIAISLPVSLVIAKYLGVAPHVILFASLVTAGMPFNLLIGAAPNAIAYESKQFTTGEFFGYGWIANAILMVVLMVFVYLIWPLQGMPVLTK